The proteins below are encoded in one region of Oncorhynchus clarkii lewisi isolate Uvic-CL-2024 chromosome 33, UVic_Ocla_1.0, whole genome shotgun sequence:
- the LOC139393285 gene encoding nuclear transcription factor Y subunit beta-like codes for MEEDRSTTDASQLTLGISGEYMSGGYVLQSQDDDGEESLNDHDDGGMKENFREQDIYLPIANVARIMKNGIPQTGKIAKDAKECVQECVSEFISFITSEASERCHQEKRKTINGEDILFAMSTLGFDMYVEPLKLYLQKFREAMKGEKGIPGVSVGEGLGEELTDDSFTNQLPAGIITADGQQQNVMVYTTSYQQIPGVQQIQFS; via the exons ATGGAAGAAGACCGTTCCACCACCGACGCCTCCCAGCTAACGTTAGGCATCTCTGGAGAATACATGTCAGGAGGATATGTGCTCCAGTCTCAAGATG atgatggagaggagagtctGAACGACCATGATGACGGGGGCATGAAAGAGAACTTCCGGGAGCAGGACATCTACCTCCCCATCGCTAACGTGGCACGCATCATGAAGAACGGCATCCCACAGACCGGGAAG ATAGCGAAGGATGCCAAGGAGTGTGTGcaggagtgtgtgagtgagttcaTCAGCTTCATCACGTCGGAGGCCAGTGAGCGCTGCCACCAGGAGAAGAGGAAGACCATCAACGGAGAGGACATCCTGTTTGCTATGTCAACCCTGGGCTTCGACATGTATGTGGAGCCCCTCAAACTCTACCTGCAGAAGTTCAGAGAG GCGATGAAGGGGGAGAAGGGAATACCAGGTGTGTCGGTGGGAGAAGGCCTGGGGGAGGAGCTTACAGACGACAGCTTCA CGAATCAACTGCCAGCTGGAATTATAACAGCCGACGGCCAACAGCAGAACGTCATGGTGTACACCACCTCATATCAACAG ATTCCTGGCGTGCAGCAGATCCAGTTCTCATGA